The following nucleotide sequence is from Gemmatimonadaceae bacterium.
GGCGAACCGCCTGGCCGAGTTCCTGTCGAAGCGCGGCATCAACACCGAACGCATTCACGGCAACCGGTCGCAGGCGCAGCGCACCAAGGCGCTCGATGGGTTCAAGGACGGGACGTACCGCGTGCTGGTGGCCACCGACATCGCGGCGCGCGGTATCGACGTGGAAGCGCTGGGGCACGTGGTGAACTTCGATGTCCCCAACGTCCCCGAGGATTACATCCATCGCGTGGGACGCACGGCGCGGGCTGAACTCACCGGCGAGGCGTACACCTTCGTGGCGCCGGACGAGGAAGAGGAACTGCGCGCCATCGAGAAGGCGATCAGCCGCCGCCTGCCGCGCGTGACGGTGCCGGACTTCGACTACAAGGCGAGGCCGGCGGCCAAGCTCGAGATTCCGCTGGCCGAACGCATTGCGGCGATTCGCGCGAAGAAGTCGGAGGACCGCGCGCGTGCGGCGGCCAAGCTGGCTCGGCAACAGGGCGGACCGGTGAACCCGGCGGCGCGAAGCGACTCGCGCGCGGAGTCGGGCGGCGGGCGGGGACGGAAGCCGTTCCGCGGCGGACGTGGACGCAGCGGGCCGTCGCGTGGGTCGCATTCTTGATGCGTTGAACCTGGCCCCGGGGTGGCGGACGCGTTTCGCGCCCGCTCCGACGGGCTACCTGCACCTCGGCCATGTGGTCAACGCCATCTATGTGTGGGGGATGGCGCGCGCGCACGATGGACGCGTCGTCCTGCGCATCGAGGATCACGACCGCTCACGCTGCCGCGCGGAGTACGAGCAGGCGTTGCTCGACGATCTCGAGTGGCTGGGCTTCGTGCCGGATGAGGGCGCCATCGCGGACTTTCGCGCGGGGGCGAACCCGCTGCGCCAGAGCGACAGCGCGTGGCGATACGCGGCAGCCATCACCGCGCTCGAACTTCGCGACCTCGTGTATCCGTGCCGCTGCTCACGCGGCGACATTGCGCGGCTCGTGGAAGACCGACCCAACGAGGAGATGCGGTATCCCGGCACCTGCCGCGATGCGGGGCTGTCACCCGCGCAGTTTCCGCAGCGACGCGTGAGACTGGGCCCCGAGCGCGAGCGGTTCTTCGACCTGTTGCGCGGCCCGCAGGAGCAGGTGCCGGCGGAACAGTGCGGCGACGTCCTCGTGCGCGACCGACTGGGCCAATGGACCTACCAGTTCGCGGTCACGGTGGACGATCTCGATCAACACATCGACCTGGTGATCCGCGGCGAAGACCTGCTTGACTCCACCGGACGTCAGCGTAGCTTGGCGCGACTGCTCGGGCGGCGGCGTCCGCTGCATTTCATGCACCATTCGCTGGTGCGGCATCCAGACGGCGCCAAGCTGAGCAAGTCGGCCGGCGACACGGGCGTGCGCGAACTGCGCGCGGCGGGGGCGCAGGCGACCGAGGTGATTGGACGCGCGGCGCAACTCGCGGGACTGCAGGCGGCGGATGCGCCCTGCGGCGCGCACGAGGTGCGGAAGTTCTTCGTCTCGTAGCCGACGCCACACGCCGGTTGCTTCTAGTCAGCACCAACCGGACACGCGTAAGTTGGAGCAGCCTTTTTCCCGGGTCTCCGATGCGCCGTATCGCCCTGCTTGCGCTCCTCGCCGCCACCGCGGCCTGCTCGCCTTCCGCTCCGTCCTCGCGCGCCACGCCGGTTGCGGCCGCGGTCATCTACCCCGGCGCCGACTGGGAGCGCGTCAGCGATCCTAGCGCCGTCGGCTGGTCACGCGAGCGCCTCGACAGCGTGCGTGCCACGCTGAGCCACATGGCGACGACGGCGATGATCGTCACCGAACACGGCCGCGTCGTCTTCGAGTACGGCGACCTCACCAGGCAGAGCTACCTGGCCTCGGTGCGGAAGAGCGTGCTCTCGATGCTCTACGGCATCGAGATCGCGCGCGGCAAGGTAGACACGTCCAAGACGCTTGCGCAGCTCGGCATTGACGACCTCGGCGGGCTGTTGCCGAGCGAGAAGGAAGCGACGGTACAGGACCTGCTGAGCGCGCGCTCGGGGGTTTACCACCCCGCGTCGAACGCCGGGGACAACCTGGCCGACGCGCCGCCGCGCGGGTCGCAGAAGCACGGCACGTACCAGCTGTACAGCAACTGGGACTTCAACGCGGTCGGCGCCATCTTCGAGCAGCAGACGGGCCGCAACATCTACGACGCCGTCGAAGCGGAGATCGCGCGTCCCATCGGCATGCAGGACTGGCGCCGTGACCTGCAGCAGAAGTCGGGCGACACGACGGCCTCCAAGTATCAAGCGTATCACATGTATTTCTCCACGCGCGACATGGCGCGCATCGGCTACCTGATGCTCCGCAACGGCGCGTGGAACGGAAAGCAGATCGTCCCCGCCGACTGGGTGCAGAAGAGCACGAGCGCCATCACGCCCGTGAACCAGATGCACCCGTCGGCCACGCGCCGCGGCCGTTTCGGCTACGGTTATTTGTGGTGGCCGTTCGACGGCGACTGGAACACGGGGCCGTATGAAGGCGCCTACTCGGGGATCGGCGCCGTGGGACAGTACATCACGGTCATTCCGAAACTCGACATCGTCATCGCGCACAAGACGGAACCGCGCGCCGGGAGCCCCGGGGTGCAGCATCCGCAATTCTGGGCGCTGGTGGACCAGGTCGTTGCCGCGCGCACCGGCGCGCTTCCACAGCCGAAGAAGTCGACCATTCCGCCGTACGATGTGATCGTGACGAATGGCACGGTGATTGACGGCACGGGTGCGCCCGGCGTGAAGGCCGACGTCGCCATTCTCGGGCGGCATATCATGCGCGTTGCACCGAACCTCAACCCGACTGACGCCGAGCGTGTGATTGACGCCACGGGACTGATTGTCGCGCCCGGGTTCATCGACATGCACGTGCATCTCGAACCGCTGATGCAGCTGCCGGGCGCCGAGAGCCATGTGCGCCAGGGCGTCACGCTCGCCCTCGGCGGCCCCGACGGCGGCGGCCCGTGGCCGCTTGGCACCTACATGGACTCGGCCGACCGCGCCGGGCTCGGCATCAACGTCGCGTACCTGACCGGACATAACATCATCCGCGAAACGGTGATGGGGACGGAGAACCGCGCCCCCACGCCCGCCGAACTCGCGCGGATGAAGAGCATGGTGGCGCAGGCGATGAACGAAGGCGCCTTCGGCATCAGCACCGGCCTGCGCTACATCCCCGGCTACTACTCGAACGTGGATGAGGTGATTGCCCTCTCCGAGGAGGCGGCGAAACGCGGCGGCATTTACACGTCGCACTTGCGCGAGGAAGGGGTGGGTCTGCTCGACGGTGTCGCCGAGGCACTTGAGATCGGACGGCGCGCGAAGATCCCGGTGATGCTCACGCACCACAAGGCCATCGGCCGCCAGGCATGGGGGAAGAGCGTCATCACGCTCGCGATGGTGGATTCAGCGCGAAAGGCCGGCACCGACGTGATGATTGACCAGTACCCGTTCACCGCGTCGTTCACGTCACTCAGCGTGCTGATCCCACCCTGGGCGCTGGCCGGCGGCAACGTCGAACTGCGCAAGCGGCTCGACAATCCCGTGCTGAGGGACAGCATCACCAAGGGAATGATCGACCTGCTGCTCAACGATCGCGGCGGCGGCGACATCAGCCGGGTGCAGTTCGCGATCGTCGCGTGGGACAAGTCGCTGCAGGGGAAGACGCTCTCCGACTGGGCCATCCAGCGCGGTCTCAAGCCGACGCCGGAGAATGCGGTGCCGCTCATCCTGGAAGGCGTGCTGAAGGGCGGGGCGGGAATGGTGTATCACGTCATCGAGGAAGCGGACGTGAAGCGCATCATGGCGCACCCGATGACGATGATTGCCAGCGACGGACGCCTGACCAAGCTCGGCGAAGGGGTGCCGCACCCGCGCAATTACGGCACCTTCCCGCGCGTGCTGGGCAAGTACGTGCGCGAGGACCACGTGCTCACGCTCGAGCAGGCCATCAACAAGATGACCGCGATGCCGGCGGCGCGGCTCAACCTGCGCGACCGCGGGTGCCTGCGCGCCGGATGCGTGGCCGATGTGACAATCTTCGACGCGTCCACCGTGCGCGACATGGGGACGTTCACCGATCCGCACCACTACCCCGTGGGGATTCCCTGGGTGCTCGTGAATGGTGAACCCGTGATTGCGAACAACGTCTTCACCTCAGCGCGCCCAGGGCGCGTCATCCGGCGGCCGGTCGGTCGGCAGTAGAGCGCTGGAGTCCGGGTGATCCCTACGGACTCTTCACGACTTCAATCCGCTCGATCTTGTCTCCCTCGAGCACGTTGTCCGCGACCTCGATTCCCTCGACGATCTCGCCGAAGATGGTGTAATCTCTGCCGAGCCGCAGGTTGTCCTTGAGGTTCACGAACCACTGCGAATCACCGGTGTCGTGGCCGCGCGTGCTCATTCCGACCGTGCCGCGCACATGAGGCACCGTGCCCAGCTCGTCGCGAATGAACAGCGGATGGCCCACGTATTCGTTGTCACCGGCGCTCGGTCCCTGAATGACGAAGTCCGGTTCCACGCGGTGCCAGGCGCGGCCGTTGTAGTAGCCCGTCTGCGCGAGTTGCAGCACGCACGCGGCCATGATGGGCGCCACGTCGCCGCGCAGCCGCACCACGAACGCGCCGCCGCCGCCCTGCTCGGCCATCACCACGCGCAGGCGGACGTCGGCGCCAAGGGCAAGGCGCACGGCGTGATCGGGCACGGTGCCCAGGAACGGCGTGCACTTGGCCTTCCCGGGGGTGCCGAGCTTCGTGGCGATGGCCGAGGCGGCGTTGGCTACCTCGCAGTCGAAGTCGGTGGAGAGCTCACGCACGGCCGGCAGCACGGATGCATCCGCCACCTCGGCGAGGCGGGCCAGCACTTCAAGGCGAGCGTCGCGGGAGGTCTCACTGTAGTCGGCGCGCAACTGGTATGACGCCTGCACGAGCGCGCGTCGCAGGGCGGGCGTGGCCGGTGCGCCCTTCAGGGCCATCGCCGCCGCGCGCACCGCCTGGTATCCCTTGGCGTCCAGTGCCGCTATAAAGAGCGAATCGTCGACGTGTGCGGTGAGCCGTGACAGCCCGGCCATCGCCGCTTCCTTGACGTTGTCGTTGTCGTCGCGGGCAAGGGTCCGCAACGACTGCGTATCGGCCAGTACCGACGCGGCCCGGGCGACATACACGCGCACCCAGGGCAGCGCGGTATGCTGGATCAAACCCGGGAGCGCCAGCTGTATCGCATCGGGTGACAGCTTTGCGAGTGCGACGATGCCATGCGCCGCCGGTTGCCACGCCGCGCCATCGCGCGTGCGAGACGATGTGTTGGAGGTGGCCATCCATTGGCGCAGCGTCGCGATCACTGCCGAATCACCCCGACAGGCCGGGGCGGCGAGGTCAGCCGCCCGCAGCCGCACGTGCCACAATTCATCCGCCAGCGCCGTGCGCACGGCGGCACAGTCCACTTTCTTGGGATCCAGCGCCCGATACCGCAGGCGCCAGGCGGGTTCCGCGTACTTGGGCGGGGCCGGGAGCGCCGGCCCCAGCGAATCACGCGCCGCAAACCGTGGCTCACGCATGCGAGCAAGCGCGCGCCGGGCAATCAGCGAGACGCGCGCATCCGCGCTCCTGGCTCCCATCGCGAGTGCGCGATCCGTGGAGTCGCGCCGGTCCTCGGCCGCGAGGATGCGCCGAGTGAGGACGGTATCCGGCTCCGATGCCGGACTCTGTGCGGCAAGTGGAGCAGCGAGCACGGCGGCACAGAGGCTCGCGGTGCGCAAGGCGGGCTGTCTCATGGCAGCCAATCGACGCCACTCTCGTGGACGCCGCAAGGGGACTGTTGGTTGATGCCCAGCGAACCCCTCACCGAACGCGTATCAATTGGATGGCAACGCCCCGGGGTGCGATCCTCGCGCCGCCGGGCCAATCGGGACCTCAACACCAGAACCCCGTGCCCACTCGCTCTCTTCTCGTCCGCGTCGGCCGCCTGGCGGCGCTCGTTCTCCTCCTCGTCTCGCCGGCGTTCGCGCAGCAGGCCGCCGACGGCAACGCGAATGCCAGGCTCACGGCCATTCGCGAGACGCTCGCCAAGGAAGGGTACATCGAGCCCGCGACGGAGATCGCCAAGCTCATCACCGCGCCGCGGCATCAGGTCGTGTCGCTCTCGAACCTGAGCCCCGACCGGAAGTACTTCCTGCGCGAACAGACCGACGGCCTGCCGAGCGTGCAGGCGTACGGCAAGCCGCACGTCTATTACGCCGGCCTGCAGGTGGACACCAAGGCGAACCGCGCCCGCGCGCTGACCGCCCGCGGCGCCATCGCGCTTCAACTCATCGACGCGCGCACCGGAAGCACGATCAACTTCGAGGCGCCAAAGGGAGCGACCATCACTGCTCCCGCCTGGTCGCCCGACAGCAGGAAGGTCGCGTACATCGCCAACTTCGATGCCGCGTCACACGTCTTCGTCGCCGACATCGCGACCGGCAAGTCGGTGCAGGTCACCAAGACGCCGCTCCTCGCCACACTCGTGACCTCGGTGGACTGGACGGCCGACGGCAAGAGCTTGGTTGCCGTGCTCATCCCCGAGCCGCGCAAGGAGATGCCGAAGAAGCCAGACATCGCCACCGGCCCGCAGGTGCGCCTCTGGACCGACGGCACCAAGGCCGCTGAGCGCAACTATGCGTCGCTGATGGAGGAGCCGTGGGAGTTCGACCAGTTCGAATACTTTGTCACCGGCCAGCTCGCGGTGATCGACCTGGCGAAGAAGACGGTGAAGAAGGTCGGCACGCCGACGATGATTTCGTCGGTGGACGCTTCGCCCGACGGAAAGTACTTCCGCCTCTCGATCACGCAGAAGCCGTTCTCGTACGTGACGCAGTATTCGTCGTTCGGCAGCGCCGATGTGGTGTGGGATGCCGAGGGGAAGCAGATCGCGCAGATCTCCAAGCGTGATGTCCGCCTGGCGAACGACACCACCGGTGGCCCGGGTGGCTTTGGCGGTCGCGGCGCGGCGGGGAGCAAGAAGGGACTCGCCTGGATGCCGCAGGGCGATGGGTTCTACTACATCGCACAGGACTCGGCGGCGCGCAGCGACAGCACGCGTCCCGCGGATGGTCCGCCGGCCGCTGGCGCGGGTGCCGCCGGTGCCCGCGGCGGCGCGCCCGCCGCACGTCCGGAAAAGGTGGTGCAGTGGCTGCCACCGTTCGGCGACAAGGACATCAAGGTCATCTACCAGTACACGGCGGCGATTGCGACCGCTGTCTTCTCGGACGATGCGCAGACGCTCTTCGTCGCGACCAACAACAATGGCACGGGTGAGATCTTTGCGGTCAAGTTGAGCGATCCGACCAAGCGCATGAGCATCGTGCGCCAGCGCGGCTGGACGCCCGCCTTCGCCGGCGGCGCGCGCGCGGCGGGCTTTGCAGGCGGTGGCGGACGCGGCGGGGCCGACACGCTGTCGTTCTACACCAATCCTGGGTCGATGCTCACCAAGCGCGGCACCAACGGCGGGGAAGTCGCCGTGGTGAGCGCCGCCGGCGAGGTCTTCCTGAAGGGAACGCAGTACTCGCGCGACTTTCTGGCCAACCCGCCCAGGGACTTCCTCGACAAGGTCGAGATGGCAACCGGAAAGAAGACGCGCGTTTTCGAGGGGGCGGCCAAGGATGTTGTCGAGTCGCTGGGCTCGCTGCTCGATGACGACGGCGCCTTTGCCATCGTGACGCGCGAGTCGCCGACGCAGGTGCCGAACAGTTTCCTCAAGGATCTCAAGGGTGGCACGGTCACCCAGTTGACCAAGAACGTGGATCCGGCCCCCGAGTTCACCGCCTTCCAGCGCAAGCGGATCGTGGTCACCCGCGCCGACGGCATCAAGTTCGTGGTGAACGTCACGCTGCCGGCCAACTACACGGCCGGCACGCGCCTCCCCGGGATGTTCTGGTTCTATCCATACGAGTACACCGATCAGGGCGGCTACGACCGTTCGATCCGCACGGAGAATGCGAGCCGCTTCCCCACGTCGGGGCCGCGCACGATCGAGTTCCTCGCGGCGCAGGGTTACGCGGTGGCGAACTTCAACCCGCCCATCATTGGTGAGGCGGGGCGCATGAATGACAACTACGTGTCGGACCTGCGCATGAACCTGTACGCCGTCATCGACGAACTCGACCGGCAGGCGATCATCGACCGCACTCGGCTCGGACTTGGCGGGCACAGCTACGGCGCGTTCAGCACGGTGAACGCGATGGTGCAGACGCCGTTCTTCAAGGCCGGCATTGCCGGCGACGGCATGTACAACCGCACGCTGACGCCGAACGGCTTCCAGAGCGAACGGCGCGACCTGTGGAACGGCCAGCGCACGTATCTCGAGATGTCGCCGATGCTGAATGTCGACAAGCTCCAGGGCGCCCTGCTGATGTATCACTCCATCGAAGACCAGAACGTCGGCACCGATCCCATCAGCTCCATCCGCCTGATGCAGGCGCTGCGCGCCAACGGCAAGGTGGCGTCGCTGTTCATGTATCCGTACGAGGACCACGGCCCGGTGACCAGGGAGACGCTCCTCGACCAGTGGGCGCGCTGGACCAACTGGCTCGATCTCTACGTGAAGAACGACGGCATGTCGCTCGCCAGGAAGAAGCCCGCCGCGCCGGCAACACAGCCGTAGCCGACGCTAAACTTCTTCCGGAGACGCTGGGCTTTTTCACCACGGAGGCACGGAGAACGACCTGAGGGCCACGGAGGAACTACAACTTCTTGGGCAACAACGCGTGCCACGCAGAGTCTTGCGTGGCGCGCTGTCTTTACCTCCAGTTGTGGCAGTTCTCCGTGGCCCTCGCTTCTCCTCCGTGCCTCCGTGGTGAAGAAACCCTCCGAAAGCACCCAATGCCAGCCATGGAACCGCACCCCACCCGCTTCCGTAGAGGATCCGCGCCTGCCACAATTTCAGCATCCGTGCACGCCCCCAGCGGTCCGCCGCGCGCGCGCCGTTCCTATCATCTCCCAGAGGTACGCATGACCCGCACTCTCGCCCGCCGCGCCGCGCGGTCGGTGACCGCCCTCGCCCTGCTCCTCGCGCTTCCGGTCCTGGCCGTGGCCCAGCTGCCGGCCGGCATCACGAAAGGCGCGACCGTCGAGGGGATCACCGAATACAACCTCGCCAACGGCCTCAAGGTCCTGCTCTTTCCCGATGCCTCCAAGCCCACGACGACGGTGAACATCACCTACCTCGTCGGGTCGCGGCACGAAGGGTACGGCGAAACGGGGATGGCGCACCTGCTCGAGCACCTCGCCTTCAAGGGGACACCCAGGCACTCGAACATCCCCCAGGAACTGACCGAGCACGGCGCGCGCCCGAACGGCACCACCTGGTACGACCGCACGAACTACTTCGAGACGGTCCCGGCCACCGACAGCAACCTCGTCTGGGCGCTCGACCTCGAAGCCGACCGCATGGTCAACTCGTACATCGCCAGGAAGGACCTGGAGAGCGAGTTCACGGTCGTGCGCAACGAGTTCGAGATGGGCGAGAACGACCCGCTCAGCATCCTGATGGAACGCGCAATGTCGACGGCCTACCTGTGGCACAACTACGGGAAGAGCACCATCGGCGCGCGGGCCGACATCGAGAATGTCCCCATCGAGCGGCTCAAGGCCTTCTACCAGAAGTATTACCAGCCCGACAACGCCGTGCTGATCGTGGCGGGGAAGTTCGACGTTAACCGCACGCTGGGGCTCATCGCCGAGAAGTTCGGCGCCATTCCCCGGCCGCTCCGGTCGCTCGACCGCGGCAACATGATCTTCCCGACGTACACGGCGGAGCCGACGCAGGACGGTGAGCGCTCGGTCACCCTGCGTCGCGTCGGCGACGTGCAGGCCACGATGGCGCTCTATCACATTCCGGGCGGCACCGACAAGGACTATCCCGCGGTCGACGTCCTCACCCAGATCCTCGGCGACCAGCCCTCCGGCCGTCTGTACAAGGCGCTCGTGGAGAAGAAACTCGCCGCCGACGTCGGCTCGATGAGCTTCCAGTTCAAGGAGCCCGGCATCTTCCTCGCGTATGCCAACGTCCGGCAGGCGCAGTCGCTCGACAGTGCAAGCAACGCGCTGCTCGCGACGCTCGACGGCGTGACGTCCACGCCGCCCACCAAGGAAGAGGTCGAGCGCGCCAAGACCGCCCTGCTGAAGCAGATTGATCTGACGCTCAACAATTCCGAACGGGTGGGCCTCGGCCTTTCCGAATGGGCCTCGATGGGTGACTGGCGCATGCAGTTCGTGCACCGCGACCGTTTGAAGGCGGTCACGCCGGAAGACGTGCAGCGCGTGGCCAGGTCGTACTTCAAGCCCGACAATCGCACCGTCGGTCGCTTTATCCCGACGCCCAAGCCCGATCGTGCCGACATCCATTGGGTGACGACCGACGAGATTGTCGCCGCAACCAAGGACTACAAGGGGAATGTCGCGCTCGCCGAGGGCGAGGTCTTCGATCCGTCCACGACCAACATCGAGAAGCGCACGACGCGCGCTGCCCTGCCGAACGGCTTCAAGCTCGCGCTGCTTCCCAAGCAGACGCGCGGCAACACCGTGAATGCCCAGCTCAACCTGCGCTTCGGCGACGAGAAGTCGCTCGCCGGGCGAACCACCGCGTCGCAACTGATGGGCTCGATGCTCGACAAGGGGACGAAGAGCAAGTCGCGCCAGCAGATCAAGGACGAGTTCGACAAGCTGAAGGCGCGCGTCCTCATCGGCAGCGCGGGGAACAACATCTCCGTCCGGATCGAGACCACGCGCCCCAACCTGCTTCCGACGCTGCGGCTGGTCGCCGAGGTGCTCAAGGAGCCGGCGTTCGACGCCAACGAATTTGAGTTGCTGCGCACGGAAAACCTGGCGGGCCTCGAGCAGAACAAGTCGGAACCCATGTTCCTGGCCTCCGTCGCCCTCCAGCGCGCTGTCAACCCGTGGCCGAAGAACCATCCGCTCTACGTCGGCACGGTGGACGAACAGATTGCCGAACTGAAGGCGCTGAAGCTGGAGGACGTCAAGAAGGTCTACACCGAGTTGGTGGGTGCTTCGTACGGCGACCTCGCCATGGCTGGTGACTTCGACCGCGACTCGGTGACCGCCGTGATGAAGGATCTCTTCGGCGGCTGGAAGAATCCCAAGCCGTTTGCGCGGATGAAGCGCAAGGCGTTCGATGTGCCGGCCAAGACCGAGCAGATCGAGACGCCCGACAAGGCCAACGCCCTCTGGCTGAGCGGCCTCAACCTGGCCGTACGCGACGACCAGCCGGAGTACCCCAGCCTGGTGCTTGGCGACTACATCCTCGGCGGCGGCTTCCTCAACTCGCGTCTTGCCGTGCGCATCCGCCAGAAGGACGGCCTCAGCTACGGCGTGGGCTCGGCGTTCGGCGCGCAGGCGCTCGACAGCGCCGCCATCCTGCAGACGTACGCCATCTACAACCCGGAGAACGTGGTCCGCCTCGAGAGCGCGTTCGGCGAGGAGATCGGTCGCTGGGTGAAGGACGGCGTGACGGCCGACGAACTCGAGAAGGCCAAGCAGGCCTGGCTGCAGGGACGCCAGCAGTCGCGGGCGCGCGACGCCGAGCTGGTGAATCGGCTGTCGCAACAGACGTTCCAGCAGCGCACCATGGCCTTCGACCAGACCGTCGAGGACAAGGTGGCCAAGCTCTCGGTGGACGAGGTGAACGCCACCATCAAGAAATACGTGAACCCGGCGAAGTTCGTGATCATCAAGGCCGGCGACTTCAAGGGCAAGCCGCCCAAGCCGATGCCAGTCAAGCCTTAGTGTGCTTGCGGCTTGGCTTTTTCACCACGGAGGCACGGAGGAAAGGCTGAGGGCCACGGAGGACTGCACAACTGGGGTAAAGACAGCGCGCCACGCAATGTTCTGCGTGGCGCGCTGCCTTTACCCCCAGAGTTTGCAGTTCCTCCGTGGCCCTCAAGCAGTTCTCCGTGCCTCCGTGGTGAAAAAACCCTAATGGCTCACCGAACCACCCGCTCGCCGTCGTGCGACGAGTGCCTGCAGCACCTGCACCCGGAGGTCGTCCTTCTCCAGCACGCTGAACGGGTCGAGCGAATCGAAGACCTTGCGCGCCGTCACGCGGTCGCCGGTCTGCACCAGGGCCACCACTCCGGCGGGGCGAAGAATGTCCACCGGAATCCACGTGTGCCCGGCCACGCGCGACTTGAGTTGTGGCGTCAGCTCCGTCACCACTGTCGGCCAATCGTACGTGCCGACCGCGCGCATGAAGCGCCAGGCCGAGTGCGCCGCCGCCGGCGCCTGCCAGCGCGTCATGTACCGTTCGACGTCGGCGTAGTAGGCGGAGTCGATGACGCCGCTCATCCCGCCGTGGAGGTCGCGCTCCACCTCGAGCGTCATCCGGAACCAGGTGAACCAGTCCTTCGGCGCGCGCGGCACCGCCATCACGTCGCGCAGGATATCGCGGCGCGACAGCGCCTGCCGGTACTCCCGCTCGCGGGCCGTGGAGTCCGTGGCCGGGAGCGGAACGTCGGCGCGCAGCCGCGTCCCCAACGCGCGCATCGTGCTCCGCGGCAGCGCGAGTCCCGCGTCAATCTCGGTGCCAAACCCGATGCGCCGCCCCTCGAGCGCGGCAAAGATATCGAAGCGATCACCCGACACATCCATCAGTCCCATGGCCGCGATCTTCCGGAACCGCGTCCGCTCCGCTCCGAGATCGAGCACGGGGCGGAAATCGGAGTTCATCAGCGTCCCGGACCGCACGATGGGCGCCAGCGACGCGTCGGTCGCCACCAGTGCGCCATCGAGCGCCTCGGGCGTGATCGGCCAGAAACGCGTCAGGTCGTGGGCGACGTCCGGGTACTGAAAGACCGACCAGTCCGGGGCGGGCAGCGCCGCGTCAGGCGACGCGACGATCAGGATATCCACGTCGTTCGTCAGGTAGACGCGATACGACGCGAAATTGCGGTGCACGGCGCGCACCACGCTCAACACGAGCGCGTCGTCAATCTCATACAGGTGCAGCCACTGTCCAAAGACGCCGTGCGGCGCCAGGTACTGCCTGGCGCGGTGATAGAACTCATCCGTGAAAAGTCCGCTGACACCGCTGACCCACGGATTGGACGGCTCCGACAGGATGAAGTCGTACTGGCGGTGCGCCGACGCGAAGACCGAGCGGGCATCGTCGTACACGAAGTGCGAACGCTTGTCGTCGAAGACGCGCCGGTTCACCGGGTAGAACATTCGCGACCCGCGCACCATCTCGGGTTCAATGTCGATGGTCGTCAGCCGCTTGAGGTACGGACTGCCGAGCAGGAAGTGCGACGACATCCCCGACCCCTGCCCGATGACCGCCCCCTCGGCGGCGCGCGGCACATGCGCGAGCACGATCAGCGGCAGCAACAGCTGCGTGCTCTCGTCGCCTTCGATGGCGCGCACGCGGTGCGCCGTGGAGTCGAACCAGACCGCCGAGAC
It contains:
- a CDS encoding peptidylprolyl isomerase, whose product is MRQPALRTASLCAAVLAAPLAAQSPASEPDTVLTRRILAAEDRRDSTDRALAMGARSADARVSLIARRALARMREPRFAARDSLGPALPAPPKYAEPAWRLRYRALDPKKVDCAAVRTALADELWHVRLRAADLAAPACRGDSAVIATLRQWMATSNTSSRTRDGAAWQPAAHGIVALAKLSPDAIQLALPGLIQHTALPWVRVYVARAASVLADTQSLRTLARDDNDNVKEAAMAGLSRLTAHVDDSLFIAALDAKGYQAVRAAAMALKGAPATPALRRALVQASYQLRADYSETSRDARLEVLARLAEVADASVLPAVRELSTDFDCEVANAASAIATKLGTPGKAKCTPFLGTVPDHAVRLALGADVRLRVVMAEQGGGGAFVVRLRGDVAPIMAACVLQLAQTGYYNGRAWHRVEPDFVIQGPSAGDNEYVGHPLFIRDELGTVPHVRGTVGMSTRGHDTGDSQWFVNLKDNLRLGRDYTIFGEIVEGIEVADNVLEGDKIERIEVVKSP
- a CDS encoding amidohydrolase family protein; translation: MRRIALLALLAATAACSPSAPSSRATPVAAAVIYPGADWERVSDPSAVGWSRERLDSVRATLSHMATTAMIVTEHGRVVFEYGDLTRQSYLASVRKSVLSMLYGIEIARGKVDTSKTLAQLGIDDLGGLLPSEKEATVQDLLSARSGVYHPASNAGDNLADAPPRGSQKHGTYQLYSNWDFNAVGAIFEQQTGRNIYDAVEAEIARPIGMQDWRRDLQQKSGDTTASKYQAYHMYFSTRDMARIGYLMLRNGAWNGKQIVPADWVQKSTSAITPVNQMHPSATRRGRFGYGYLWWPFDGDWNTGPYEGAYSGIGAVGQYITVIPKLDIVIAHKTEPRAGSPGVQHPQFWALVDQVVAARTGALPQPKKSTIPPYDVIVTNGTVIDGTGAPGVKADVAILGRHIMRVAPNLNPTDAERVIDATGLIVAPGFIDMHVHLEPLMQLPGAESHVRQGVTLALGGPDGGGPWPLGTYMDSADRAGLGINVAYLTGHNIIRETVMGTENRAPTPAELARMKSMVAQAMNEGAFGISTGLRYIPGYYSNVDEVIALSEEAAKRGGIYTSHLREEGVGLLDGVAEALEIGRRAKIPVMLTHHKAIGRQAWGKSVITLAMVDSARKAGTDVMIDQYPFTASFTSLSVLIPPWALAGGNVELRKRLDNPVLRDSITKGMIDLLLNDRGGGDISRVQFAIVAWDKSLQGKTLSDWAIQRGLKPTPENAVPLILEGVLKGGAGMVYHVIEEADVKRIMAHPMTMIASDGRLTKLGEGVPHPRNYGTFPRVLGKYVREDHVLTLEQAINKMTAMPAARLNLRDRGCLRAGCVADVTIFDASTVRDMGTFTDPHHYPVGIPWVLVNGEPVIANNVFTSARPGRVIRRPVGRQ
- a CDS encoding glutamate--tRNA ligase family protein is translated as MGRILDALNLAPGWRTRFAPAPTGYLHLGHVVNAIYVWGMARAHDGRVVLRIEDHDRSRCRAEYEQALLDDLEWLGFVPDEGAIADFRAGANPLRQSDSAWRYAAAITALELRDLVYPCRCSRGDIARLVEDRPNEEMRYPGTCRDAGLSPAQFPQRRVRLGPERERFFDLLRGPQEQVPAEQCGDVLVRDRLGQWTYQFAVTVDDLDQHIDLVIRGEDLLDSTGRQRSLARLLGRRRPLHFMHHSLVRHPDGAKLSKSAGDTGVRELRAAGAQATEVIGRAAQLAGLQAADAPCGAHEVRKFFVS